The Candidatus Thermoplasmatota archaeon genomic interval CCTCCGCCCGACGTGCGCGACTTTCCATGCCCCGAGCGGGGCTGCGGCGCGGGCGTGAACGAACCCTGCTGCGATGAGGCCGGCCCCGTCATGACGCACCACAAGAAACGGTGGGATCTCGTGGTGCGCGCATGGCACGAATAGGAGCCGCTGGAAGCCCGGGGCCGATTTCACCTTGAGGCCGAGATTTCAAACTCAAGCGCCACGCCGGTGGAAGCGCTCGTGGCGCGGACGAAACGGTATCCGAAGCCTTGCACGGCCGCAAGGCTGGAGGTTGGGCTAAGGGTGGTAGTCAATGTTTCCAACGTGCGCCACGTTGCGCCGTCCCGGCTGGCCTGCACCTGAACCGTGCTCGTGCCTCCCTGGCTGACGAAACGCTGCACCGTGGGCCTCCCAGTTGGCCCGAGATCCAACGTGACGGTGAGGCCGCTTGTGTTTTGAGCGGCCGTGACGGCACCGTGCGCGCTTCGCACGTCGTAGACTTCGCTTACGCTTCGATCCGCTTGTGCAAGGAGACTTTGCAGACGCGCGTGAGCGAGTTGATCCGGAAAGTCCAACGGAAAATTCGTGACGTGCCGGGCTTGATTGGCCGCGATCGCGGAAACGACCGCGTCCCCGTGGCTGGAAAGCGGAACATCGAGCTGGCCCAAGATCGCCTGCAGCCCAATTTGCGAACCAGCGTCGGGAAAGTCCAACGGGAAGTTCGTAATGCTACGTGGCTGCGCTGCTTCGATGGCGCCTACGAGGTCTTGGCCCAGTTCCAATAGGCTCTTTCCGTTTGGAGGCGGACCGACGATGGCGTCTCGCAAAGCCGATTGCGACACGTCCAACCGGGACAAGACCTCGGCAAGAGTTGCGCGCGCGATGGGATCGCTCACGTTCAGGGTTCCATCGGCATCCGCTTTTCCTTGCACCTGGCTTGCAGAAGGTCCGCGGAAATAGGCGCGCACGCTGTCAAAGTCGAGGACGGGGAAGGCGGAGAGAATGCGTTGGTAGAGGCGGCCTTGCGCGTCCACGAGGACCGGGCGCGCTACGGCGTTTTGATCCGTGCCAATGAGCAGGATCTCGTCGGTGAGGCGGTTCAACCGACGGGTTTGGAGGACGCCGTCGTTTGCCACGAGGACCGCAACGGGCGAACCTGCCGCGTTCTTGCCAAAGGCGGTCACGGTGTCCTGCAACGCGTCCAAGCGACGGAAGGATAGGAGGCTCGTTTGCGTCGAGAGGGGATCGTAGTTGTCGCTCAAAGCGTCCTCCCCAGTAGCGCCGCGTCGTAGGATTGGCGGTTTTGGCTCGTGTTGGTCACGACAACCTCCAGCGTATCGTGGATGCCAAGTTTGAGTTCGCTTTCTAGGTCGAAGCGGACGTTGCGCTGCGTCGTGTAGGTGCGTTTCACGTCGATGACCTGGCCGTTGAGAAGAAGCTTGAACAGGCCGTCGCCGGTCCCCGTCACGGTAACTTGGCGAACGCGAATGGTTCGAGCGGGCACGTAGAAGAGGAGGCTTGCGATGCCGCCGGCGTCGAGGTTGAGGACCGCGTTGTAGAAACTCACGTTCTCCCCCACGTCCGATGCCTCGTTTCGCAGGGGCTCATAGGCGTGGTGTCCGATTTCGAGGTTGAGCACGTCGTCGAGGGTTTCGTCCGGCTGCGCGGTGGCGCTGATCGTGACCAAGGCCGAGACGGTGCTGGACAAGGGCGAGGTCTCAAAGCCCCGAAGGCGGGCGGTTGACAGGGTGACGTGAAACGTCTGCACCGCGTTGTAGATGTGCGTGATGGTGGGCCCGCCGCCTGCTTCTCCGTCTCCAAAGTCCCATTGGTGCGAGTCGGGCGAGCCTGCGCTCGTGCTCGTGAGGAGGACGGCAAACCCGTCGGGCGCGATCGTATGCGTGAAGCTTGCGCGGAAGAGGCGG includes:
- a CDS encoding PKD domain-containing protein encodes the protein MSLTIVNATANWQLPPQTPTGGQVQGEGGPNQPNALSLVLFGTTASWLLLPLVPTTSQLDSTHGPAQPYASSFILLGVSANWNITGQLRQPVITAQRGIGGPTQPPALSLIILGASANWTLANRLFRASFTHTIAPDGFAVLLTSTSAGSPDSHQWDFGDGEAGGGPTITHIYNAVQTFHVTLSTARLRGFETSPLSSTVSALVTISATAQPDETLDDVLNLEIGHHAYEPLRNEASDVGENVSFYNAVLNLDAGGIASLLFYVPARTIRVRQVTVTGTGDGLFKLLLNGQVIDVKRTYTTQRNVRFDLESELKLGIHDTLEVVVTNTSQNRQSYDAALLGRTL